The DNA sequence GCTATGCTAAGGTTTCCAAGACCGAGCGGGCTAAATGGGGGAAGATGATTGAGGAGTACCTCGTCACCCGCGATAACCTGCGGGTTGTGGTTAGTTTGGTGGATCTGCGTCATGAACCGACAGCTGACGATGTGCAGATGTATGAGTTCCTTAAGTACTACGAAATTCCTGTGATTATTGTAGCAACCAAGGCTGACAAGGTACCACGCGGCAAGTGGAACAAGCAGGAAGCTTTGATTAAGAAGAAACTCAACTTTGATAGCCAAGACAGTTTTATAGTTTTTTCATCAGAAACTAAGGACGGCTATAATCAAGCTTGGGATACGATTCTAGAAAATCTGGCCTGAAAAGGCCTTTTTTCTTTACCACTTTATTCAATCCACATTTTGACTTTATGTGAGAGGTTATTATCTTCTTTTTATGATGCCTGAAATCCTAATATGGTGATGATACATCGCAGCGTTCTAGCGGTCTTTTGGGGTAATGACATTTTTCAGTCAACCTCTGAAACAAAATTGTAATTATTTGTCATCAAAAACCCCTTGATTTTTTTTTTTTTTCAATAAGATACTATATAAGTGTCTTTAGGAAAGAAAAAATGAAGTCTGGTGAGATACCGGCATTGGCTGCCGACTCATTAGCTTGACGAGTACCAAGTCGTATGGCCTCGTCAGTCAGAAACAAAATCATAGCGGGCTTGAAGGGAGCAGGAAGGGACAGTCCCCCTTCCTGCTTTTATCATGCCAGCGAAACGCTCTCTATCTTTGAATAGAAAAGGAATGTACCAACAACCATGGAGATCATCGTCCTTCGTAAGACCTACCGTCAGGTCTTGACGGTCCCTAAAACAGGTGCCCTGCGCCTCAGTGATCAGCTCAGTCTCTCACAGACCAGTGAGGGGGTGGCCTATCACACGAAAGAAAAAACGGCTCCCCTAACGACAGCCATTCGTCTAGGGGATCTCGTCGTTTATCCCCAGCCGAATAACCGACGCCGTTACAGCATCGTTGGCCTGTCCCGTGTGGCTGTAAGCATGCAGCCAGGCAGTAACCTTTCGTCGGGAAGTCAGGTCATTAGCCTGCTGCTAACCAAGGCTGATAAAGGCAGCTGGCAGCTTCGCAATTTCGGGGCGCCCATCTACCTCAATAACCATCTCACTAGCCAACACCAAGCCCTGCCCTTCGGGGCAGAGGTGGCCTTTGGCAACAGCCTGCTCAAAGTCTTTCCCAAGGAAATTTGGGTTTCCGGTGCTGTCAAAAATGAGACCTTACTGGAGGTCGCTGATTCTGCTTATCACTACTACGATGGCTACCCAGATTACCACCGCTCGCCACGCTTAATCTACCATTTTAATGACGATCGGCTAACGGTCACCGCGCCGCCACAAGAGCCCCATAAACCACGCAATGAGCTGCTTCGGATGCTGGTGCCGCCTCTGGTCATGATCGGGGTGGTTATCCTGATTACCGTCTTTCAGCCGCGGGGGCTCTATATCCTCATGTCCGTGGCCATGAGCATCGTGACCGCTGTCTTCTCTGTTCAGAACTACTTTCGCAATAAGCGGGAGTACAAGCAGAGCTTGGCGGATCGGATCTCGGCTTACCGGGCCTACCTCTCTGACAAGTCCATTCAGCTGACCCAGCTTTCAAATACCCAGCGCCGCTGGCAGTCTTATCACTATCCGACGATTCAGGAATTGGATAGCTTAGTGCAGGAGTTCTCCCGCCGTATTTATGAAAAGATTCCCCAAGACGAAGACTTTCTCTCCTACCGTTTAGGCTTGGGAGAGGTACCGACCAGCTATCGGTTAGACTACTCTCAACAAGAGCGATCGGGGGTTAAGGATCCTCTGGAAGAAGAAGGGTTTGCCCTCTATGAGGCCCACAAAACCTTGACAGATATGCCGGTTCTGGCCACGCTCAAAAACGGCCCAGTCGGCTATGTTGGTGAGCGTTCGCTCGTACTGGAGCAGCTCCAGCTCCTCGTTTACCAGTTAGCTGTCTTTCAGTCTTACCATGATGTTCAGTTTATCACGATTATGCCTGAGGCCGAAAAAGACCAGTGGCAGTGGCTGCGTTGGCTGCCCCACGCCACCTTGCAGGACATCAACGTCCGCGGTTTTATCTATAATGAACGCACCCGCGATCAAATCCTCAACCGGCTGATGGAGATCTTAAGGCAGCGTGAGCTCCAACAAAAAGAAGCTGGGGCCAATCAAGAGTTGCTCCACCTGCCCCACTATGTGGTGCTGGTGACGGATGCCAGCTTAATCAGGGATCATGTCATCATGGAGTTCTTCGCCAAAGACCCGACCGCCTTGGGCTGCAGCTTGATCTTTGTGCAGGCTACCATCCGTTCCCTGCCGGAGAATGTCCAGACGGTCATCCACCTGAAAGACCAAGCGACTGGCGAGCTGGTCATGGCAGAGAGGCGTGTCAAGGAGCAGACTTTTACGCTGGATCATTTTCCAGAAGGGTACGACAAAGAGCGGATCAGCCGCCGGCTGGCCCCCCTCAATCACCTCGAAACCCTTAAATCTGCTATTCCAAACTCGGTTACTTTTCTGGAGATGTACCAAGTCGACAGGGTTGAGGAGTTAGGAATTTTCGAGCGCTGGCAATCTCACTCTCCGCACAACTCCTTGGCTGTTCCGTTAGGTTTGCGCGGAGGTGAGGATTATGTTAAGCTAGATTTGCATGAGCGGGCGCACGGACCGCATGGCTTGATTGCTGGGACCACTGGTTCTGGGAAATCCGAGCTGATCCAGTCCTATATCCTCTCTCTAGCGGTTAATTTCCATCCGCACGATGTGGCCTTTCTCTTGATTGACTATAAGGGTGGGGGCATGGCCAATCTCTTTAAAGACCTGCCTCATGTCTTAGGAACCATCACCAACTTGGATGGCAACCAGTCCATGCGGGCCTTGGCATCGATCCGAGCGGAGAATGAGCGCCGGCAGCGCCTCTTTAATGAAGCGGGGGTCAACCATATCCACGCCTATCAGAAGAAGTACGAGCAGGGGGACGTCTCAGAACCCCTGCCCCATCTCATCATCATCAGTGATGAGTTTGCGGAATTAAAAAGTGAGCAGCCCGATTTCATCACGCAGTTAGTATCAACGGCTCGGGTCGGGCGTTCCTTGGGTGTCAATCTCATTCTGGCGACCCAGAAACCCGCCGGGGTGGTCAATGACCAAATTTGGTCCAACTCCAACTTTCGGATTGCCCTTAAGGTGGCGGATAAGGCCGACTCACAGGAAATGTTACACACGCCGGATGCGGCTACTATCACTCAAGCGGGACGGGCTTATTTGCAGGTGGGAAATAACGAGGTTTATGAGCTCTTTCAAAGTGCTTGGTCAGGGGCGGATTACCAGCCCGATAAGGAAGATCAGGGCATAGAAGATCATACGATTTTTGCCATCAATGAGCTAGGGCAGTACGAGGCGCTCAATCAGGACCTCTCAGGACTCGATGAAGCAACTGATATCCGTGAAGTCCCGACAGAGCTGGAGGCGGTGGTCCAGCATATCCAGCAGGTGACCCAAGAAAAGCACATTGCCCAGCTGGCCCAGCCTTGGCTGCCGCCGTTGAAAACCCAAATCTTTCTCCAAGATCTACGACCAGATCGTTTCCAAGAACTCTGGCAAGGCGACAGCCGCCTAGAAGCTATTGTCGGTATGGTCGATATTCCAAGTGAACAAAGGCAAACGGTCGGAACTTATCAGTTAGCTGACGATGGGAACTTAGCTATTTTTGGTGGCCCAGCGATGGGAAAATCAACGTTCTTACAGACCATTGTTATGGACTTATCCAGACAAAATACACCTGAACAGGTTCATTTTTACATTTTTGACTTTGGAACGAGCGCCCTTTACTCCTTAAAAAACTTACCGCACACGGCTGATTTCATCACTTCAGATCAAGAAGAAAAGCTGACAAAGTTTATGGATCTCATGAAGCGGGAAATCCAGTCGCGCAAGCGGCTCTTTAACCGTCATAATGTCAATTCGAAAGAAATGTACCAAGCTGTCACCGGTGAAACCTTGCCTCAAATTATCATAGTCGTGGATAATTATGAGGGTTATAAAGACATTCAAACTGAGCAACTGCGAAACAACTTTGATATCTTTATCCAAACATTGGCAAGAGATGGTAACAGTCTTGGAATAACGGTTATTGTCAGTGGTGGTCGCTTGGCAGCTATTCGTCCCGTCTTACTGGCCAATTTCAAGACTCGTCTGAGCTTAAAATTAACAGATGAATCAGAGATAAAAACAATTATGGGGAATTACACCATATCTACGGAAAGTATTGCAGGTAGAGGACTTATAACGATAGAAGAAGTCGAAGTCTTCCAAGCAGCCCTTTCTCATCGAGGAGTAACTCCAGTCCAGCGGCTTCAAGCGTTACGTCAAGAAATTAGCCAAATGGATCAATTCTGGCAAGGCAACAGACCTGCAAAAATTCCAATTGTTCCAGAGGAAATTTCTCTAGAACAATTTATGGACCGAGCAGATACGAAAAATGCCATAGCCAAGCCAGCCTTACCGCTTGGTTTGGACGTGACAGCAGTCGAAACGATTGCCCTTGATTTTTCTACCTTCAGGCATCTTGTTGTCTTCTCAAATAACTCAGAACAGGTCCGCCTTATGGTAGATCGCCTCATCGCGACTGTGAGCCAGTCAAGCTGGAATATCACTGCCCTTGTGTTAGATGTTAATGGTGACTATCAAAACTATGAGACAACGGTATCGCACTATGTCAATGACCCGGCTCTCCTGAGTGATATGACTGATTTTATGGTTTCAGAAATTAAGAATCGAGAAACGGATGGCTGGGACCACTATGGTATCGCTTTTATTCCTGATTTAGAGAGCTATGAGAAAGTGTCTGGATTAAGCCAGACCGAGTTAGTGACGCTTATGACGAGAGGACCCAGAGTTGGCTTTTTCATCATAGTAGGGACAACTTACTCTTATTTAGTGAGCATTAATCCAGTGCCAAAGTATCTTAAGGAAAACGGTCAGTATCACTTTATTGGCATGAAACTAAATGATCAGAATTTCTTGGATAAGGCTTACGATTCTAAAGAAAGGCAGCCAGCTATGGATGAGGCCTATATCCATAATCGTAAAACCTATTATAAATTGAAATTGAGTCGCAACCTCACAGAAGAAACATTCTAAGCGCAAGATAAGGAGGCTTTTATGAAGAAAAGCACCAAGATCACATTAATCAGTCTAGCAGCGTTAGCCATTTTAGCAGGAATAGGAGGCAATCTGATCGCAGTCAGAGTTATTAGCAGTCGTTATCAGGCCTTTGGCAAAGCCAAACTAGCCCAAGATATAAAGGAAGCTGAGAAAAAGCAGCGAGAAGAAGAGAAGACGACCAAGGCAAAGCAGCTGGCTTATCTTAAGGAACATGAGCAGGAAATTGTGGATTTTGTAAAATCTGAATATCCGACGATTGAGTCGGTTCAAATTGATTGGTCAACGATGACTGTCGATCAAGCTGGTAACGGAACTCCACAAGGTGGTGACTATTACTTATCTATTAGTGGAACATTTAACCATATTGATGATACATTCATTGTTTTAGATTTTTATTTAGATTCAGAAGAATCTTTACCAGATATTAAAAATATTGGTATGCTAAATCCTCCGCATATTTTAAGAGGTGATGTTTGGGAGATTTATGAATAAATCTAGAACGAACTACCTATTAGGAGGTTTTGTGAAGAAAAGCACTGAGGTAGCATTAATAACAATTTTAGGAACAGGATGATGAAAAGGCGGTTAAGAAGCAGCAATTGGCTTATGTCAAAGAATACCAACAGGAGATTGTGGACTTTGTTAAATCACAGAGACCTAAGATTGAATCGGTTCAGATTAATTGGTAGGATACAAAATGGAGCTAAGGTTGGCTTTTTGAATCAGAATATTATTAATATTCATGGTGATATAAACCATATTGAAGATTCTAGTTTGGGGATTGGTATTTCCCTTAATGATGATAGTACAGTCAGTCTGTACAGGAAGGTCCGAGATGAAGCATCTAAGTTAAAAATGAGGAGGCTCTTATGAAAAAGTCAACAAAGATAACTTTGTTTAGTTTAGCAGCGTTAGCCATTTTAGCAGGAATAGGAGGAACTCTAATGGTAGCCAATGATTTTAACAGCCGCTTTGAAGCCTTTGTCAAAGCCAAACGAGAGCAACAAGCAAAAGAAGCTGAGAAAAAGAAGCAAGAAGAAAAGATGACACCACATGAACGGCAGTTAGCCTACCTCAAAAAACACCAGCAGAAAATTATAGATTTAGTCAAAAAGTCGAATCCGAAGGTTGAGAGCGTTCAGATTGACTGGAAGCAGACAAAGTGGGAAGAACCAGGAATGTTTCAGAAAAATGGTAATATATTAATTTTTGGAAAAGTCAATAACATTGAGGATTCTGATTGGAGAGTAGATGTTCCTGTGAATGATGATGATACTATTGATATTAACGGTATTGGTATAGGACAAAATGTGACAGTGGGAGGTGATTTTCTTTGAGCAACTGGAACTTGGATAATTTTAATGATATTTATGCTTCTTTAGCTGAAAGTGCATACACAGGAAGGCCTTCAAACTTCCCGTATGAATCACAGTCAGACGGGAGAAAGAAAAGGCTGGATTCTGGGCAGTCAGTCAAGTTTGATTTTTCAAAAGATGGAGAATACAAAGGTCAAGTCACCGAAGGTACTTCCGGAGGAAATTATCCCGATAAAAGCGATCCCAACGCCAGTAAAACGGAGCTCTACCTCCAGCCTGATGAAACGCTTCATACGGAGAAGGAGAAAGGGACTTATCGTGTCCCCGATCCTAATGGCGGCTATCATGATGAGGAGTATGAGACTGGCAAGTCTTATCAAAAGGGTCTCCTGACGGACGAAAAGGCAGGCTTCAATGCTTACTATGTCTCGGATACGGAGAAGATTGACAGCTCAACCAAAAACACTTACTTTGTTGTTCGCGGCAGTGATGGGATGGGGATGGATACCCTCAATGACTGGATCGGTAACGATGCTAAGTTTGCGGTAACGGGTCAGTATATCCCGCAAGCTAAGTTAGCCAACAAGGCTATGAAGGTCAAGATCGCAGAACTAAAAGAGGTCTCTCCTAAAGCCAAGATGAATGTGACAGGACACTCACTGGGAACCATCGTCTCCGCTCAGGCAGTCGCTAATCTTAGCTATGATGAGCTGGGTCATGTTGGCAAGGTCGTCCTCTTTGACGGTCCCGATGTCTCTGACAGTCTGAAAAAGATGGACGGCGTCTCTGACAAAAAAATTCAAGAGGCGGGAAAACATGTGACCTATTATGTCAATCCCTTTGATATTGTGAGCATGCTCAATCGGGACAAGCCTTGGAAAGACCAGTTCGGGAACGTCAAAGTGATTGTTCCCAGCAAGTATACGAAAACATTTGATGGGGACCACTCTTCCCATGATTTTGGCGCCTTTCAAATTGACAGTCATGGGGCTCCCTTAGTAGCTTCTAAACATTATCATCCCGAACTCTTAAAAGCCGGTCATGATTTAGCCAAGCTGGAGAAAAAGTGTCTGAACCAACTGCTTGGCAAAGACGTCGATCCCTCCTTCGCCTCAGCCATTATGGAAATGATAAAGAATGGGATTTCTAACACCAGTTTGGCTGCCACGCTAGGCATCAGCGTTGCAGAGGCAGCTAAAGTCATCAGTGATTTTAATTCAGAGTATAAGGCTATTGTCAAAAAGGCTCAAAAAGAAGGCATCAAATGGGATAGGGATAATATCAGCAGTTTTCACGATAAGATAAAACATGCGACAGGGGCACAGAAGATCCTGCTTCGGACCGAGTTGCTGTACATGGCGACCCAGCTGGCGGAAGAAGATGTCACGAATAAGGTTGAAGCGGCCAAGAAGCATATCAGTGACGTTAAGGACGAAGTGAAAGTACTTTCTGAGGTAACGATAGCCGCGTCAAAAGTCTTGGGGGCGCACCTCAGCGACAGTGAGATTGAAGAGCTGACGGCCGAGATAGAGATGTCCAATGTTTGGGATGACGGGACAGAAGAAGCCGATAAATCTGCGCTGGATACCTATAAGAATAAACTGAGCACCTTTTCTTCTGACCTAGTTTATGCGGCGCAAAATATCGAAGCTGTGGATGCTCAGCAGGCAGGAGATATTTTTGCCAATCTCTCACAATAGCGAAAAATAGGGGAAAACTACATGTCAAAAAAGAAAAAAAGTGATGAATTTGATCTAGAAGAATTTCTAAAAAAGCAGGAACGGGCGGCTATTAAGGCAATCGTTTCAGCAGCCTCCTCTGCTATTAAAAGTAAGGGAACCAGCTTGAAATCAAGCCTAGAGAAAGATGCGAAAGCTTTGAAAACTTATACTTCAACTTATAAAAAGAACATTGCGGATGGATTAGAAGGCCAAGCAGCTCAGGCAGCATCGGATTTTCTCACCCAGCTTCCTAAGCCTACCTTGGAAAATCCGATTAGTTAGGGGATGCAATGGTGACGATTAATAATAAGATTAGAGAACTTGATGACCAATATGAAAGTGATTTAAGGGTTATTCAAAGCAAACGAGACAGTTTAGAAGAGGATTACCAGCGTTTTATGCAGGTAACAGACGACTTGAAAGAACAAGTTTACCAAGCCACTTTAAAGCGTGAAATGGAACTGTCTCCAGAAGCAAAAGGTCATTTATATCAAATGGATATTAATACCGATGATTTCAAATCAAAGTTTCAGAAAGAAATAGCTGAATTGGATGAGGAGCAATCCCAACTGAAAAAAGAATATGACAAGCAGGTTGAAAAAATTTATGAAGAAAGCCGCCAAGATCAAGACGACAACACCGACAGTGCCACATGAGCGGGTACATAGTTGCGTATCGCAGACGATCAGTTCTTGCAAGTCGGATCTGATTCAGTCCTACATTTTAAGTTTGGCGGTCAATTTCCGTCCACAGGATGTAGGTCTTGTTTTTTTTTGTGATAGGCTAAACTAGGAAGAGTCTAGGGCAAAAATCCAAACTCGTTAGCATGGTTCTAGAGTTACCAGATTGACGTAGTAGTTGATTGGCAGTCCTTATCTTTGGGAGCCGTCCTATTTTCAATGATGATTAATTGGAGATGGGCTTATGAAAACATTTGAGTCAAAAAATTTTATTTGAACAGATCAGTTAGTAGATGTCAGTTATAACGCGGATACCATGGAGATGACCACAGCACCGCATACAGATCTCTGGCAAAAGACCTATTATCACTTTATTAATGATAACGCCCTTGTTCTTTTGGTACCAGTTGACGACCAGTATTTTCCGTTTACGGTTAATACGACCTTTGCGGACAGCCACCATCGTTTTGACCAATCTGGAATTGGCAACGCTACCTAGGATATGAAAAAAGCTCTCCTATTAAAAATAAGTGAGCTAAAAATCTATAAATCAGGTTTTAAAGGGCTGACCGCTAAGGTTGGCTTTTTGTTTATGATTTCCAGCCAGTTTTTCTCAGAGAGAAAAACAAGAAAACCACTAGCTAAGCTGGTGGCTGATAAAGATCCTAGCTTCCACTTATTTCTGTTTTTCTTTTATGAGCGTAAATATATTTATGTAAATTAAAAACTAGAAACTCACTGGCACCAATCAAAACTGCCCAATTAATTTTTTATATGACTTCATAGAAAATAACTATGTCCTAAGGGCTGCTGATTCGTGTTATCATAGATAGTAATTTGTTACTTGGAGGTAGTATGGACAATCATAATTTTGAAAACCAAGGAAAATTTCAGCGTAAGATGACCAGTCGCCATCTCTTTATGCTCTCCCTAGGTGGGGTTATTGGGACTGGATTGTTCCTGAGTTCAGGCTATACCATTGCCCAAGCAGGGCCACTGGGCGCTGTGCTGTCTTATTTAGTAGGGGCGGTAGTGGTCTATCTGGTCATGCTCTCCTTAGGGGAGCTGGCAGTAGCTATGCCGGTGACAGGCTCTTTTCACACTTATGCTACTAAATTTATTAGTCCGGGGACTGGTTTTACGGTAGCCTGGCTCTATTGGATTTGTTGGACGGTGGCCTTAGGGACAGAGTTCCTCGCAGCTGGTATGCTGGTTGAACGCTGGATTTCCATACCAGCTTGGATATCGGCGGCTTTCTTTGCCTTAGTTGTTTTTGCTATCAATGCCCTTTCAGTGCGATCCTTTGCTGAGACAGAATCGTTCTTTTCTAGTAT is a window from the Streptococcus criceti HS-6 genome containing:
- a CDS encoding DUF1349 domain-containing protein — translated: MEMTTAPHTDLWQKTYYHFINDNALVLLVPVDDQYFPFTVNTTFADSHHRFDQSGIGNAT
- a CDS encoding lipase family protein translates to MSNWNLDNFNDIYASLAESAYTGRPSNFPYESQSDGRKKRLDSGQSVKFDFSKDGEYKGQVTEGTSGGNYPDKSDPNASKTELYLQPDETLHTEKEKGTYRVPDPNGGYHDEEYETGKSYQKGLLTDEKAGFNAYYVSDTEKIDSSTKNTYFVVRGSDGMGMDTLNDWIGNDAKFAVTGQYIPQAKLANKAMKVKIAELKEVSPKAKMNVTGHSLGTIVSAQAVANLSYDELGHVGKVVLFDGPDVSDSLKKMDGVSDKKIQEAGKHVTYYVNPFDIVSMLNRDKPWKDQFGNVKVIVPSKYTKTFDGDHSSHDFGAFQIDSHGAPLVASKHYHPELLKAGHDLAKLEKKCLNQLLGKDVDPSFASAIMEMIKNGISNTSLAATLGISVAEAAKVISDFNSEYKAIVKKAQKEGIKWDRDNISSFHDKIKHATGAQKILLRTELLYMATQLAEEDVTNKVEAAKKHISDVKDEVKVLSEVTIAASKVLGAHLSDSEIEELTAEIEMSNVWDDGTEEADKSALDTYKNKLSTFSSDLVYAAQNIEAVDAQQAGDIFANLSQ
- the essC gene encoding type VII secretion protein EssC, with product MEIIVLRKTYRQVLTVPKTGALRLSDQLSLSQTSEGVAYHTKEKTAPLTTAIRLGDLVVYPQPNNRRRYSIVGLSRVAVSMQPGSNLSSGSQVISLLLTKADKGSWQLRNFGAPIYLNNHLTSQHQALPFGAEVAFGNSLLKVFPKEIWVSGAVKNETLLEVADSAYHYYDGYPDYHRSPRLIYHFNDDRLTVTAPPQEPHKPRNELLRMLVPPLVMIGVVILITVFQPRGLYILMSVAMSIVTAVFSVQNYFRNKREYKQSLADRISAYRAYLSDKSIQLTQLSNTQRRWQSYHYPTIQELDSLVQEFSRRIYEKIPQDEDFLSYRLGLGEVPTSYRLDYSQQERSGVKDPLEEEGFALYEAHKTLTDMPVLATLKNGPVGYVGERSLVLEQLQLLVYQLAVFQSYHDVQFITIMPEAEKDQWQWLRWLPHATLQDINVRGFIYNERTRDQILNRLMEILRQRELQQKEAGANQELLHLPHYVVLVTDASLIRDHVIMEFFAKDPTALGCSLIFVQATIRSLPENVQTVIHLKDQATGELVMAERRVKEQTFTLDHFPEGYDKERISRRLAPLNHLETLKSAIPNSVTFLEMYQVDRVEELGIFERWQSHSPHNSLAVPLGLRGGEDYVKLDLHERAHGPHGLIAGTTGSGKSELIQSYILSLAVNFHPHDVAFLLIDYKGGGMANLFKDLPHVLGTITNLDGNQSMRALASIRAENERRQRLFNEAGVNHIHAYQKKYEQGDVSEPLPHLIIISDEFAELKSEQPDFITQLVSTARVGRSLGVNLILATQKPAGVVNDQIWSNSNFRIALKVADKADSQEMLHTPDAATITQAGRAYLQVGNNEVYELFQSAWSGADYQPDKEDQGIEDHTIFAINELGQYEALNQDLSGLDEATDIREVPTELEAVVQHIQQVTQEKHIAQLAQPWLPPLKTQIFLQDLRPDRFQELWQGDSRLEAIVGMVDIPSEQRQTVGTYQLADDGNLAIFGGPAMGKSTFLQTIVMDLSRQNTPEQVHFYIFDFGTSALYSLKNLPHTADFITSDQEEKLTKFMDLMKREIQSRKRLFNRHNVNSKEMYQAVTGETLPQIIIVVDNYEGYKDIQTEQLRNNFDIFIQTLARDGNSLGITVIVSGGRLAAIRPVLLANFKTRLSLKLTDESEIKTIMGNYTISTESIAGRGLITIEEVEVFQAALSHRGVTPVQRLQALRQEISQMDQFWQGNRPAKIPIVPEEISLEQFMDRADTKNAIAKPALPLGLDVTAVETIALDFSTFRHLVVFSNNSEQVRLMVDRLIATVSQSSWNITALVLDVNGDYQNYETTVSHYVNDPALLSDMTDFMVSEIKNRETDGWDHYGIAFIPDLESYEKVSGLSQTELVTLMTRGPRVGFFIIVGTTYSYLVSINPVPKYLKENGQYHFIGMKLNDQNFLDKAYDSKERQPAMDEAYIHNRKTYYKLKLSRNLTEETF
- the yihA gene encoding ribosome biogenesis GTP-binding protein YihA/YsxC produces the protein MAEEVLNTHNASILLSAANKSHYPQDDLPEVALAGRSNVGKSSFINTLLDRKNLARTSSKPGKTQLLNFYNIDDKLRFVDVPGYGYAKVSKTERAKWGKMIEEYLVTRDNLRVVVSLVDLRHEPTADDVQMYEFLKYYEIPVIIVATKADKVPRGKWNKQEALIKKKLNFDSQDSFIVFSSETKDGYNQAWDTILENLA